In the Salvelinus fontinalis isolate EN_2023a chromosome 34, ASM2944872v1, whole genome shotgun sequence genome, one interval contains:
- the LOC129832849 gene encoding NLR family CARD domain-containing protein 3-like translates to MKSDRSMELPIFFREGDFSTEQRNQQERSELESLSGQSSQSHQTDLASIFTLLEENILTFVKNELKLFKRILSPELPEGFESLKQDKEVVDAEDEKQESSAREGALKITLHVLRKMNQKELADTLEKNELAVICQRELKSNLKKKFQCVFEGIAKQGNPTLLNKIYTELYITEGGTGEVNNEHEVRQIETTTRKQARPETAIKCSNIFKPLTGQDKLIRTVLTKGVAGIGKTFSVQKFILDWAERKANQDVQFVFSFPFRELNLMKENKHTFIELLNHFSMETKQSRISNYDNYKVLFIFDGLDECRLPLDFQKNKICCDVTESTSVDVLLTNLIKGNLLPSALLWITTRPAAANKIPSVCVDQVTEVRGFNDPQKEEYFRKRFSDEDLASRINSHIKTSRSLHILCHIPVFCWISATVLEHMLKHKREEMPKTLTEMYTHLVVFHTKQKNEKYLGREQTGPHWNNESLLSLGKLAFQQLVNGNLIFYEEDLKEAGIDVSEASVYSGLCTQLFKEECGLYQSKVYSLVHLSIQEFLAAVYVFLSFINNNENLMDKLQTSDKSEVTFYKSAVDKTLQSETGILDLFLRFLLGLSLESNQKHLRGLLPKTRSSSQSHEETVNYIKKKIRENPSPERSINLFHCLIELNDHSLVEEIQRYLSSGSLSKPNLSPAQWSALVFVLLTSEKELDVFDLKKYFQIRGRSSEAAASGQSLQSCSAVRLSSHRGRLFFSGLSSGVKPLTPERARSE, encoded by the exons atgaagagtgaccggTCTATGGAACTACCTATATtctttagagagggagacttttctactgaacaaag aaaccaacaggagagatcagagtTAGAGAGTCTCAGCGGTCAGTCttcccagagtcatcaaacagacctggcctccatattcact TTGCTTGAAGAGAATATTTTGACATTTGTGAAGAACGAGCTGAAGTTGTTCAAGAggattcttagtccagaactcccagaaggctttgagaGTCTGAAGCAGGATAAAGAAGTGGTGGATgctgaagatgagaagcaggagagcagtgccagagagggggctctgaagatcacactgcacgtcctgaggaaaatgaaccagaaggagcttgctgacacactggagaaaa ATGAACTTGCTGTGATTTGCCAACGTGAACTCAAGTCTAATCTAAAGAAgaagtttcaatgtgtatttgaggggatcgctaaacaaggaaacccaacacttctcaataagatctacacagagctctacatcacagagggtggaacaggagaggtcaataatgaacatgaggtgagacagattgagacaacaaccaggaaacaagCAAGACCAGAGACTGCAATCAAATGTAGCAACATCTTCAAACCCTTAACTGGACAAGACAAACttatcagaactgtgctgacaaaaggagtcgctggcattggaaaaacattctctgtgcagaagttcattctggactgggctgaaagaaaagcaaatcaggatgtccaatttgtattttcattcccttttcgggagctgaatttgatgaaagagAACAAACACACTTTCATTGAACTTCTCAATCATTTCTCAATGGAAACCAAACAATCAAGAATCTCCAACTACGACAATtacaaagttctgttcatctttgatggtctggatgagtgccgactgcccctagacttccagaagaacaagatctgttgtgacgtcacagagtcaacctccgtggatgttctgctgacaaatctcatcaagggaaatctgcttccctctgctctcctctggataactacccgacctgcagcagccaataagatcccttcagtgtgtgttgaccaggtgacagaggtacgaggcttcaatgacccacagaaggaggagtacttcaggaagagattcagtgatgaggacctggccagcagaatcaactcacacataaagacatcaaggagcctccacatcctgtgccacattccagtcttctgttggatttctgcaacagtccttgaacacatgctgaaacataagagagaagagatgcccaagactctgactgagatgtacacacaccttgtggtgtttcataccaaacagaagaatgaaaagtatcttgggagagaacagacaggtccaCACTGGAATAACGAGAGCCttctgtcactgggaaaactggcttttcaacagcttgtgaatggcaatctgattttctatgaagaagacctgaaagaggctggcattgatgtcagtgaagcctcagtgtactcaggattgtgcacacagctctttaaagaggaatgtgGGCTGTACCAGAGCAAGGTGTACAGCTTggttcatctgagcattcaggagtttctggctgctgtatatgtgttcctctcattcatcaacaacaatgagaatctaATGGACAAACTGCAAACAAGCGACAAGTCTGAAGTTACTTTCTAcaagagtgctgtggataaaACCTTACAAAGTGAGACAGGAATCCTGGAccttttcctccgcttccttctgggcctctcactggagtccaatcagaagcacttacGAGGTCTACTGCCAAAGACAAGAAGCAGCTCACAGAGCCATGAAGAAACAGTCAACTACATCAAGAAGAAGATCAGGGAGAATCCTTCTCCAGAGAGgagcatcaatctgttccactgtctgattgaactgaatgaccattctctagtggaggagatccaaagATACCTGAGCTCAGGAAGTCTCTCAAAACCCAACCTgtcacctgcacagtggtcagctctggtctttgtgttgctgacttcagaaaaggagctggatgtgtttgacctgaagaaatacttccagatcagaggaaggtcttctgaggctgctgccagtggtcaaagcctccagagcTGTTCT gctgtcaggctgtctagtcacagaggaaggctgttcttctctggtctcagctctggagtcaaacccctcacacctgagagagctagatctgagtaa